Proteins encoded in a region of the Melioribacteraceae bacterium genome:
- a CDS encoding trypsin-like peptidase domain-containing protein, protein MSNVKLIAATAIITLAIASAVFAFIINRPADNGILESPGNDNTSLNAAFTSFQDTVQDNITGTRQTIITKTAAMVSPAVVGINVTEIRQVRDIFSMDPMYRYFFGDRVYNQQIKNLGSGVIISPDGYILTNDHVAGNAVEAIITMTDGTQHEAKIIGSDQSSDICLLKIDGENLPYVKIGDSDKILIGEWVIALGNPFGLFDINDQPTVTVGVISAKGMNIGAEKNRYYVNMIQTDAAINTGNSGGPLVNAYGELIGMNTLIYTAGSAGNIGLGFAIPINKIKRVIEELKTNGKVDRDFWTGLSIQTIDQAIAKAYNLKSSSGVIVTQVLPNSPAQKAGIEVYDIITGINNFKINNETTMIGKLQEFRTGDALDVKILRDGNSMIKKMRLEKKR, encoded by the coding sequence ATGAGTAATGTAAAACTAATTGCAGCAACCGCAATTATTACACTGGCAATTGCTTCGGCAGTTTTTGCATTTATTATCAACAGGCCGGCAGACAACGGAATACTTGAAAGTCCGGGAAATGACAATACAAGTCTGAATGCCGCTTTCACATCGTTTCAGGATACGGTTCAGGATAATATAACCGGCACGCGCCAGACGATCATAACCAAAACAGCGGCGATGGTTTCCCCTGCCGTAGTCGGAATTAACGTAACCGAGATCCGCCAGGTGCGCGATATCTTCTCGATGGATCCGATGTACAGGTATTTCTTCGGCGACAGGGTTTACAATCAGCAGATTAAAAATTTAGGTTCGGGAGTAATTATTTCCCCCGACGGATATATACTTACAAACGATCACGTTGCCGGCAATGCAGTTGAGGCAATTATAACAATGACCGACGGCACGCAGCATGAAGCAAAAATAATCGGAAGCGACCAGTCTTCGGATATCTGCCTGCTTAAGATTGACGGCGAGAACCTGCCGTATGTAAAGATCGGAGACTCGGACAAAATCCTAATTGGTGAGTGGGTCATCGCACTTGGAAATCCTTTCGGGCTCTTCGACATCAACGACCAGCCGACAGTAACCGTAGGAGTAATAAGCGCAAAGGGAATGAACATAGGAGCCGAGAAGAACAGATATTACGTTAATATGATTCAGACCGATGCGGCAATCAATACGGGAAACAGCGGAGGCCCGCTGGTAAACGCATACGGCGAACTAATCGGGATGAATACGCTTATCTATACCGCAGGTTCGGCGGGAAACATAGGACTCGGATTTGCGATTCCGATCAACAAAATAAAAAGAGTAATTGAAGAGCTGAAAACGAACGGGAAAGTGGACAGGGATTTCTGGACGGGTTTAAGTATTCAGACGATAGACCAGGCAATTGCAAAAGCATATAATCTTAAGAGCTCGAGCGGAGTGATAGTGACTCAGGTACTTCCGAACTCCCCTGCCCAGAAAGCGGGCATTGAAGTTTATGACATCATTACAGGCATAAACAATTTTAAGATCAACAACGAAACGACAATGATCGGAAAACTTCAGGAATTCAGAACCGGAGATGCTCTTGACGTAAAAATTTTACGCGACGGCAATTCAATGATAAAGAAAATGAGACTGGAGAAAAAAAGATGA
- the purB gene encoding adenylosuccinate lyase, with amino-acid sequence MIERYTRPEMGKIWEESFKLDTWLKIEILACEARAEMGFIPKEDLDEIKSKAAYDVKRVLEIEETTKHDVIAFLTNVAEYVGPASRHIHYGMTSSDILDTALGYQMKSAGEILLKGMNGLKEVLKKRALEHKESLCIGRSHGIHAEEYSMGLKFALWHEEAKRNIERLENSIKSISTGKISGAVGTFEHLSPKVEEYVCKKLGLSPEPVATQVVQRDRHAEFLSTLAIVGASLEKIAIEIRHLQRTEVLEAEEYFSKGQKGSSAMPHKRNPIISERITGLARILRSNAMAALENVALWHERDISHSSVERVIIPDSCIVLDYMLGLATKLVENLLVYPENMIKNLNLTRGLIFSQKVLLLLTEKGISREDSYQIVQSSAMKVWEDKNTNLLDELMKNEKVKGIISEDELKSIFDNKNLLKNIDYIFKRSVEG; translated from the coding sequence ATGATAGAACGTTATACCCGTCCGGAGATGGGGAAAATCTGGGAGGAAAGTTTTAAGCTGGATACATGGCTTAAGATCGAGATATTAGCTTGTGAAGCGCGTGCCGAAATGGGATTTATTCCGAAAGAGGACCTTGATGAGATAAAATCCAAGGCCGCTTATGATGTAAAGAGGGTTCTTGAGATAGAAGAGACAACAAAGCACGACGTGATCGCATTCCTGACAAATGTAGCAGAGTATGTAGGTCCGGCATCGCGACACATTCATTACGGAATGACATCGAGCGATATACTTGACACCGCGCTTGGCTACCAGATGAAATCCGCCGGCGAGATTCTGCTAAAAGGGATGAACGGATTAAAGGAAGTATTAAAGAAGAGAGCACTTGAGCATAAGGAATCGTTATGCATCGGAAGAAGTCACGGAATCCATGCCGAGGAATATTCGATGGGATTAAAATTCGCTTTATGGCATGAGGAAGCCAAAAGAAATATTGAGCGGTTAGAAAATTCGATTAAGAGTATAAGCACGGGAAAGATTTCCGGCGCGGTAGGAACGTTCGAACACCTTTCACCAAAAGTTGAAGAGTACGTCTGCAAAAAATTAGGATTAAGTCCGGAACCTGTCGCAACACAGGTTGTGCAGAGAGACCGTCACGCAGAATTTTTAAGCACACTTGCAATAGTCGGAGCTTCGCTCGAGAAGATCGCAATTGAGATCCGGCATCTGCAAAGGACGGAGGTTCTTGAAGCGGAGGAATATTTCTCCAAGGGCCAGAAAGGTTCATCGGCAATGCCTCATAAACGTAATCCGATTATAAGCGAAAGGATTACCGGTTTAGCGCGCATTCTAAGAAGCAACGCGATGGCAGCGCTTGAGAATGTAGCACTCTGGCACGAGAGGGATATATCCCACTCATCGGTCGAGCGGGTAATAATTCCCGACAGCTGTATTGTTCTTGATTACATGTTAGGACTTGCCACAAAGCTTGTAGAAAATCTTTTAGTCTATCCCGAGAATATGATAAAAAACTTAAATCTTACGCGGGGATTAATTTTCTCACAGAAAGTTCTGCTTCTTCTTACCGAGAAAGGGATTTCGCGGGAGGATTCATATCAGATTGTCCAGTCTTCGGCAATGAAAGTATGGGAGGATAAGAATACAAATCTGCTTGATGAGCTGATGAAGAATGAGAAGGTTAAAGGGATTATAAGTGAAGATGAACTTAAGAGTATTTTTGACAATAAAAATCTGCTTAAGAATATAGACTATATATTTAAGAGATCTGTGGAGGGGTGA
- the groES gene encoding co-chaperone GroES — MAQFKIQPLHDRVIVKPKEAEETTKGGIILPDTAKEKPIEGTVVAVGEGRVKEDGSVEKLTVKAGDTVLYGKYSGTEVKIDGEEYLIMRESDIYGIVK; from the coding sequence ATGGCTCAATTTAAAATCCAACCGCTTCATGACCGCGTAATTGTAAAACCGAAAGAAGCTGAAGAAACAACAAAAGGCGGCATCATCCTTCCGGATACAGCAAAAGAAAAACCGATTGAAGGAACTGTTGTAGCAGTAGGCGAAGGAAGAGTAAAAGAGGACGGAAGTGTTGAAAAACTGACCGTTAAAGCCGGCGACACTGTACTATACGGAAAGTACTCCGGTACTGAAGTAAAGATTGACGGCGAAGAATATTTAATTATGCGCGAAAGCGATATTTACGGAATTGTAAAGTAA
- the groL gene encoding chaperonin GroEL (60 kDa chaperone family; promotes refolding of misfolded polypeptides especially under stressful conditions; forms two stacked rings of heptamers to form a barrel-shaped 14mer; ends can be capped by GroES; misfolded proteins enter the barrel where they are refolded when GroES binds) produces MGSKIVEYSSDARASLKNGVDKLANAVKVTLGPKGRNVIIDKKFGAPTVTKDGVTVAKEIELENPIENMGAQMVREVASKTSDVAGDGTTTATVLAQAIYREGLKNVTAGANPMDLKRGIDLSVSKIVEYLKSISKEVGGREEIAQVGSISANNDKTVGNLIADAMEKVGKDGVITVEESKSAETNLEVVEGMQFDRGYISPYFVTNSETMEAVLEDPYILIHDKKISAMKDLLPVLEKIAQAGRQLVIIAEDLEGEALATLVVNKLRGTLKVCAVKAPGFGDRRKAMLEDIAILTNGTVISEERGFKLENATLEYLGRAKKMVVDKDNTTIVEGGGKSDDIKKRINEIKAQIEKTTSDYDKEKLQERLAKLSGGVAVLKIGAVTEVEMKEKKARVEDALHATRAAVEEGIIPGGGVAFVRAIASLDKLEGENVDQNTGIKIIQKALEEPLKQIAANAGLEGAVVLNKVLEGKNDFGFNAATEKYENLVKAGVIDPTKVTRTALENAASVASLLITTEAVVYEKKEEEKPMPPMPHGGMDGMY; encoded by the coding sequence ATGGGATCAAAAATAGTAGAATACAGCAGCGATGCACGCGCATCGTTAAAGAACGGCGTTGATAAATTAGCCAATGCGGTTAAAGTTACATTAGGCCCGAAAGGACGTAACGTAATTATCGACAAAAAATTCGGTGCTCCGACCGTAACAAAAGACGGTGTTACAGTAGCAAAAGAGATTGAACTTGAAAACCCGATTGAGAATATGGGTGCCCAGATGGTCCGCGAAGTTGCCTCAAAGACAAGTGATGTTGCAGGCGACGGAACAACCACAGCCACCGTATTAGCCCAGGCAATCTACCGCGAAGGACTGAAGAACGTAACAGCCGGCGCCAATCCGATGGACTTGAAGAGAGGTATTGATCTTTCAGTTTCTAAGATTGTTGAATACTTAAAATCGATCAGCAAAGAAGTAGGCGGACGCGAAGAGATCGCCCAGGTAGGATCAATCTCCGCTAACAACGATAAGACAGTCGGAAACCTTATCGCTGACGCAATGGAGAAAGTTGGCAAAGACGGTGTAATAACAGTCGAAGAGAGCAAATCAGCCGAAACAAACCTCGAAGTAGTTGAAGGTATGCAGTTCGACCGCGGATACATTTCACCCTACTTTGTAACCAACTCCGAGACCATGGAAGCAGTTTTAGAAGACCCTTACATTTTAATTCACGACAAAAAAATCTCCGCAATGAAGGACTTACTCCCTGTTCTTGAAAAAATAGCACAGGCAGGCCGTCAGCTCGTAATCATTGCTGAAGACCTTGAAGGCGAAGCTTTAGCAACATTAGTCGTAAATAAATTAAGAGGAACACTCAAAGTATGCGCAGTTAAAGCTCCCGGATTCGGCGACAGAAGAAAAGCAATGCTTGAAGATATTGCAATCCTAACAAACGGAACAGTTATTTCCGAAGAGAGAGGATTTAAATTAGAGAACGCAACGTTAGAATATTTAGGCCGCGCAAAGAAAATGGTTGTTGATAAAGACAACACAACAATCGTAGAAGGCGGCGGAAAATCCGACGACATCAAGAAGAGAATCAATGAAATCAAAGCCCAGATTGAAAAGACAACATCCGATTACGACAAAGAAAAACTCCAGGAACGCCTCGCGAAATTGTCAGGCGGCGTAGCTGTTCTTAAGATCGGTGCAGTTACAGAAGTTGAAATGAAAGAGAAGAAAGCAAGAGTTGAAGACGCGCTCCACGCTACACGCGCAGCAGTTGAAGAAGGTATCATTCCCGGCGGCGGTGTCGCATTCGTAAGAGCAATCGCATCATTAGATAAGCTCGAAGGCGAAAACGTTGACCAGAATACCGGCATCAAGATCATCCAGAAAGCACTCGAAGAGCCGTTGAAGCAGATTGCTGCAAACGCAGGCCTTGAAGGCGCAGTTGTGCTGAACAAAGTTCTGGAAGGAAAGAACGATTTCGGTTTCAACGCAGCTACAGAAAAATATGAGAACCTTGTTAAAGCAGGCGTTATCGATCCTACAAAGGTTACAAGAACAGCTCTTGAAAACGCAGCTTCAGTTGCTTCCCTCTTAATCACAACCGAAGCAGTAGTTTACGAGAAGAAAGAAGAAGAAAAACCAATGCCACCGATGCCGCACGGCGGAATGGACGGAATGTATTAA
- a CDS encoding SDR family oxidoreductase has translation MEKKVAVVTGGAGFLGSHLCDRLIAENIKVICLDNLLTGRLENIEHLFGNGDFQFIKLDVTNFIHVPSRVDFVLHFASPASPIDYLKLPIQTLKVGSLGTHKALGLAKEKNATFLLASTSEVYGDPLVHPQTEDYWGNVNPVGPRGVYDEAKRFAEAITMAYHRYHKLDTRIVRIFNTYGPRMRIDDGRALPTFFSQALRGEDITVYGDGNQTRSFCYVSDLIDGIYRLLISDENLPVNIGNPEEITILDFAGEVVRLTGSKSKIIHNDLPEDDPKVRQPDISRAKSLLQWSPKVKREEGLKLTLDYFRKMI, from the coding sequence ATGGAAAAAAAAGTTGCTGTTGTTACCGGAGGGGCGGGATTTTTAGGGTCTCACCTTTGCGACCGACTCATTGCTGAAAATATTAAAGTCATCTGCCTCGATAACCTCCTTACCGGCCGGCTCGAAAATATCGAACACCTTTTTGGCAACGGAGATTTTCAGTTTATTAAGCTCGACGTAACCAATTTTATCCATGTCCCGTCACGTGTCGATTTCGTACTTCATTTTGCCTCACCGGCTAGCCCGATCGATTACCTTAAACTTCCGATTCAAACTCTTAAAGTGGGCTCCCTTGGAACTCACAAAGCATTGGGACTGGCAAAAGAAAAGAACGCAACGTTTCTGCTTGCCTCAACCTCTGAAGTTTACGGTGATCCATTAGTCCACCCTCAGACTGAGGATTATTGGGGTAATGTAAATCCGGTCGGTCCGCGCGGTGTTTATGATGAAGCTAAAAGATTTGCAGAGGCAATTACGATGGCATATCACCGCTATCACAAACTCGATACACGTATTGTTCGAATATTTAACACATACGGCCCTCGAATGAGAATAGACGACGGGCGCGCCCTTCCAACGTTTTTCTCACAAGCGTTAAGGGGAGAGGATATTACAGTTTATGGCGATGGAAACCAGACGCGCAGTTTCTGTTATGTAAGCGATCTAATTGATGGAATTTACCGGCTCCTTATCTCGGATGAAAATCTTCCGGTCAATATCGGAAATCCCGAGGAGATTACAATTCTTGATTTTGCCGGAGAAGTTGTACGTCTGACGGGTTCAAAGAGTAAAATAATTCACAATGATCTTCCCGAAGATGACCCAAAAGTCCGTCAGCCCGATATATCCCGCGCAAAATCTCTCCTTCAATGGTCTCCAAAAGTCAAAAGGGAAGAGGGTCTTAAACTTACACTCGATTACTTCCGCAAAATGATCTGA
- a CDS encoding polysaccharide biosynthesis tyrosine autokinase translates to MDNNSFNNNGQDVNTFRDYWNLIRLNLLPIILISITGLLVAVIYAVNAPNIYKSTTVLKIAKPSGSILEGSLMPEFQDFGSDRFIANEIEILKSYKLREIVANALIDTFKISGDKKSFSLIIEKPDDKNGPLNVLKTNSIVGVLGGSVSIDQKRGLDIVEISVESESPKEAGLIANLYASAYKELNLAHNRTQLTAIKNFLAQQREEKLKELATVEETLLAYQEQKGIVQLPEQARTLIAQVSDFEAKMNATKIDLTITERTLKEYKAELDKQDPDIKDYIESFATEPYIKNLQAQIADLMTQKDRAMSTNTNTQRKNELLKDYDNKIEELKSKLNNQLSVYRAGILSSSPAEIKDLTRKVLEEEVKYQALSASYRKLNEIVDDYDRRLNKLPTSTIDLARLQREQSSYEKLFTQVEERYQQAIINEQSVPGNVLMVDEGLVPNSPSKPNRLMIVLVGLVMGIGMGVGFAFVRNHFDNTIKTPEDIQKKNINILAWIPKIEGIDPANKEFEFIVSKKPDASASEAYRALRTRIKFSKIDKDSLKVILITSPTSQEGKTTTSVNLAGSFAQANFKTLILDADLRKPRIHSVFGHKRFPGFTDYFFGQTSFEDILRTTEVNNLYYVSAGTIPPNPSEILGSSQMEGFLQKLKNNFDYVVIDSPPLIAVTDSEILAQVVDGTILVVSSNYTEIDLLEKSVEVLNRDNSSFLGVLLNNFSYRSGYSSYYKYYYYYSSPTNGSKKSRMKV, encoded by the coding sequence ATGGATAATAATAGTTTTAATAATAATGGTCAGGATGTAAATACATTTCGGGATTATTGGAATCTTATACGTCTTAACCTCTTGCCCATTATTTTAATTAGTATTACAGGTCTGCTCGTAGCAGTAATCTATGCAGTCAATGCTCCTAATATATATAAATCAACAACAGTCCTTAAAATTGCTAAACCGTCGGGAAGCATCTTAGAAGGGTCTCTCATGCCTGAGTTTCAGGATTTTGGGAGCGACCGGTTTATTGCAAATGAAATTGAAATCCTGAAAAGCTATAAACTTCGTGAAATAGTTGCCAATGCGCTTATTGACACTTTCAAGATTAGCGGTGATAAAAAATCATTTTCATTAATTATTGAAAAACCTGATGATAAAAATGGTCCGTTAAATGTACTTAAGACAAATAGTATCGTCGGAGTCTTAGGGGGAAGTGTATCAATTGATCAGAAGAGGGGATTGGATATTGTCGAAATATCAGTCGAATCCGAATCACCCAAGGAAGCAGGATTAATTGCAAATCTTTATGCCTCGGCTTATAAAGAACTTAATCTTGCCCATAACCGTACTCAGCTTACTGCTATTAAGAATTTTCTTGCCCAGCAGCGTGAAGAAAAATTGAAAGAACTTGCAACAGTTGAAGAAACGCTTTTAGCTTATCAGGAACAGAAAGGAATCGTTCAGCTTCCTGAACAGGCCCGGACACTTATTGCACAGGTTTCTGATTTTGAAGCAAAGATGAATGCTACAAAGATAGATCTTACTATTACTGAAAGAACTCTTAAGGAATATAAAGCTGAACTTGATAAGCAGGACCCTGACATAAAAGATTATATCGAAAGTTTCGCAACAGAACCCTATATTAAAAATCTTCAGGCTCAAATAGCCGATCTTATGACGCAGAAAGATCGTGCTATGTCGACTAATACCAATACTCAAAGAAAAAATGAGTTGTTGAAAGACTACGATAATAAGATTGAAGAATTAAAAAGTAAGTTAAACAATCAGCTTTCTGTTTATAGAGCAGGTATTCTTTCATCTAGTCCTGCTGAGATTAAAGATCTAACCCGGAAAGTTTTAGAAGAAGAAGTTAAGTATCAGGCATTGTCAGCTTCTTACAGAAAATTAAATGAAATTGTTGATGATTACGACAGGCGCTTAAACAAACTCCCTACTAGTACTATTGACCTTGCGCGTCTTCAGAGGGAACAGTCATCCTATGAAAAACTCTTTACTCAGGTCGAAGAAAGATACCAGCAGGCAATTATTAACGAACAGTCGGTACCCGGAAATGTGTTAATGGTTGATGAAGGCCTTGTACCGAATTCTCCTTCCAAACCGAATCGGCTCATGATTGTTCTCGTTGGACTTGTTATGGGTATCGGCATGGGTGTCGGATTTGCATTCGTGCGTAACCATTTCGATAATACAATAAAAACTCCCGAAGATATTCAGAAAAAGAATATTAATATTCTTGCCTGGATCCCTAAGATCGAAGGAATCGATCCGGCAAATAAAGAGTTTGAATTTATTGTATCCAAAAAACCGGACGCGAGCGCAAGCGAAGCTTACAGAGCTCTCCGCACAAGGATCAAATTTTCAAAAATCGATAAAGATTCTCTTAAGGTTATACTTATTACATCACCAACTAGTCAGGAAGGTAAAACAACCACTTCGGTTAACTTAGCCGGAAGTTTTGCCCAGGCAAATTTTAAAACTCTTATTCTTGATGCCGATTTAAGAAAACCAAGGATCCATTCTGTGTTCGGACATAAGCGGTTTCCGGGATTTACTGATTATTTCTTCGGACAAACTTCATTTGAAGATATCCTCCGTACAACCGAAGTAAATAATCTCTACTATGTTAGCGCCGGTACAATTCCGCCTAACCCTTCTGAGATTTTAGGGTCCAGCCAGATGGAGGGCTTCCTTCAGAAATTAAAGAACAATTTCGATTATGTCGTAATTGACTCGCCTCCGTTAATTGCTGTTACCGATTCTGAAATTTTAGCCCAGGTTGTCGATGGTACTATTCTGGTGGTCTCTTCGAATTATACAGAAATAGACTTGCTTGAAAAATCAGTTGAAGTATTGAACCGTGATAATTCATCATTCCTTGGAGTATTGCTCAATAATTTCAGCTATAGAAGCGGATACAGTTCATATTATAAATATTATTATTACTACTCCAGTCCGACTAACGGTTCTAAGAAAAGCCGGATGAAGGTCTGA
- a CDS encoding SLBB domain-containing protein, which produces MKKYFFLLCSILFIYSSNLFGQITDYELGSKLSRTQYQQTGYYDLSDPEAVNIKVAVWGFVRYPGKYLVPSYTTILDLLSFAGGPTNDSHLDEIKLYRNKEDGSQEMLVYDYNDILWETKLDSRNRNNPFIEAGDILVVPGSPRYYARDLVSMWATILSALVSIAILVLNLVKN; this is translated from the coding sequence ATGAAGAAATATTTCTTCCTGCTTTGTTCAATACTTTTTATATATAGCAGCAATTTATTCGGTCAGATAACTGACTATGAATTGGGCTCGAAATTAAGCCGTACTCAATATCAGCAGACTGGCTATTACGACCTCTCTGATCCCGAAGCAGTAAATATCAAAGTTGCTGTCTGGGGCTTTGTCCGTTATCCGGGTAAGTACCTCGTCCCATCTTACACAACCATTTTAGATCTTCTCTCTTTTGCCGGTGGCCCGACTAATGATTCGCATCTTGATGAAATAAAGCTTTATCGAAACAAGGAAGATGGTTCTCAGGAAATGCTTGTCTATGATTATAATGATATACTTTGGGAAACCAAGCTTGATTCCAGGAATAGAAACAACCCTTTCATCGAAGCAGGTGATATTCTTGTTGTGCCGGGTTCTCCAAGGTATTATGCTCGCGACCTTGTCTCGATGTGGGCTACTATTTTAAGTGCCCTTGTATCAATCGCAATTCTGGTTTTAAATTTAGTTAAGAATTAA
- a CDS encoding permease-like cell division protein FtsX gives MIIFYLKETLKIFRRSSIATIITITITTIAILLSSLSVFLIFLSRDFSDRVKQNIEVNLYLNDPISSNDIEQVKEELKAKGFIYSSKFISKDEAAREFIRETGEDFRAVLQENPLPNSFTIKFKPDMVTEKNFDGLVDELKRLPGVSDVVYDFNLVVRILKVFRSIEYVVYLASILLIFLSVYLVYSNNRLQYESNKNLYRTMKLVGAKLPAIKIPIILYSVLIGLFSSFICFLINYIILNMLTAINISLKFSLAFGAIHIITFVMGLLLGLLGSYFASNRISLKISDTN, from the coding sequence ATGATAATTTTCTACTTAAAAGAAACTCTTAAAATTTTCAGGCGCTCCTCAATCGCTACGATTATCACGATTACAATTACTACCATTGCGATCCTCCTTTCGAGCCTTTCTGTTTTTCTGATCTTCCTGTCCCGGGATTTTTCCGACCGGGTTAAACAGAATATTGAGGTTAATCTCTACCTTAATGACCCGATCTCTTCAAATGATATTGAGCAGGTAAAAGAGGAGTTAAAGGCCAAAGGATTTATCTACTCTTCAAAGTTTATCTCGAAAGATGAAGCAGCCAGGGAATTTATCCGTGAGACGGGGGAGGATTTCAGGGCTGTGCTTCAGGAAAACCCGCTTCCGAATTCCTTTACAATTAAATTTAAGCCCGATATGGTTACCGAGAAGAACTTTGACGGTCTTGTCGATGAGCTTAAGAGGCTCCCGGGTGTCTCGGACGTTGTTTACGATTTTAACCTGGTCGTTAGGATTCTCAAAGTTTTCCGCTCCATCGAGTACGTTGTTTATTTGGCCTCAATACTTTTAATCTTCCTTTCGGTCTATCTTGTCTATAGCAATAACCGGCTTCAGTACGAAAGCAATAAAAATCTCTACAGGACAATGAAATTAGTCGGGGCTAAACTCCCGGCAATTAAAATTCCGATAATTCTCTATTCAGTTTTAATAGGGTTATTCTCGTCTTTTATCTGTTTCTTAATTAATTATATAATTTTGAATATGTTGACTGCTATAAATATTAGTCTTAAATTTTCACTTGCGTTTGGGGCTATTCACATTATCACATTTGTTATGGGGCTTTTATTAGGATTGCTCGGCAGCTATTTCGCCTCAAACAGAATTAGTCTAAAAATTTCCGACACAAATTAA
- a CDS encoding class I SAM-dependent methyltransferase, which produces MQSDWFKDWFSSEEYNQVYFHRDDNDAKKLIDLILSKVSISKDHTILDAACGSGRHMNYLSSLGYYVVGFDLSKPFLLEAKKNNPSGNFLRSDLREVTFKEQFDLVLNLFTSFGYFSSDEENFRFPKNAFGFLRKGGYYVLDYLNQDYLTGKIIPYSVKEFDGLKIEESRSIEEGRVVKRISITKEGRIKEFVESVKLYPKDFILEQFQGFGYSVNGLFGGYDGSAFDAETSTRLIMIFKK; this is translated from the coding sequence ATGCAGAGTGACTGGTTCAAAGATTGGTTCTCGTCGGAGGAATATAATCAGGTCTATTTTCATCGGGACGATAACGACGCAAAAAAACTGATCGACCTTATACTCTCCAAAGTCAGTATATCAAAAGATCACACCATTCTGGATGCTGCATGCGGATCCGGGCGTCATATGAATTATCTCTCCTCTCTGGGTTATTATGTAGTCGGTTTCGATTTAAGCAAACCTTTCCTACTTGAAGCAAAAAAAAATAATCCTTCAGGTAATTTCTTAAGAAGTGATTTAAGGGAGGTCACCTTTAAAGAACAATTTGATCTGGTCCTTAATCTTTTTACCAGCTTCGGTTACTTTTCTTCTGATGAAGAGAATTTCAGGTTTCCAAAAAATGCTTTCGGTTTCTTAAGAAAGGGCGGCTATTACGTGCTCGATTATCTTAATCAGGATTATCTGACCGGCAAAATCATACCGTATTCTGTTAAGGAATTCGATGGACTAAAAATAGAAGAGAGCCGTTCAATTGAAGAGGGCAGAGTAGTTAAAAGAATTTCTATTACAAAGGAAGGTCGCATAAAAGAGTTTGTTGAATCGGTCAAGCTCTACCCGAAAGATTTTATACTTGAACAATTTCAGGGTTTTGGTTATAGTGTGAACGGTCTATTCGGAGGCTACGATGGTTCTGCCTTCGATGCTGAAACATCCACACGGCTGATTATGATTTTTAAGAAATGA
- the recR gene encoding recombination mediator RecR encodes MLIAEPLQKAIDELSKLPSIGRKTAQRLALHLLKSSQANVDSLISSLQDLKSKIRFCQVCFNLSVDEKCDICSSHKRDRSVLCVVEEASDVIAIEKTNEFNGLYHVLSGVLNPLANVSVDALHIRELVQRIEEKEIKEVILALNPDAEGDATSLYLTKLLKSYPLKISRIARGLPIGGDLEFADAATIGRAFIGRISL; translated from the coding sequence GTGCTGATCGCAGAACCGCTTCAGAAGGCTATTGATGAGCTGAGCAAACTTCCCTCAATCGGACGGAAAACCGCCCAGCGCTTAGCGCTCCATTTGCTTAAGAGCTCTCAGGCAAATGTAGATTCACTTATCTCGTCTCTTCAGGATTTAAAGTCCAAGATCCGGTTTTGCCAGGTCTGTTTTAATCTTTCGGTTGATGAAAAATGCGATATCTGCAGCAGCCATAAACGGGACCGCTCAGTTCTATGCGTTGTTGAAGAGGCAAGCGACGTAATAGCAATTGAGAAGACAAACGAATTTAACGGACTCTATCACGTCTTAAGCGGCGTCTTAAACCCGCTTGCTAACGTGTCGGTTGATGCGCTCCACATAAGAGAGCTTGTTCAGAGAATTGAGGAGAAGGAGATTAAGGAAGTAATACTTGCTCTTAATCCCGATGCTGAAGGTGATGCTACATCTCTCTACTTAACTAAACTCCTTAAAAGTTATCCCCTTAAAATCTCGCGCATTGCCCGGGGACTTCCGATTGGAGGGGATCTTGAATTTGCGGACGCTGCTACTATAGGACGGGCTTTCATCGGCAGGATTTCTCTTTAA